A genomic window from Candidatus Thermoplasmatota archaeon includes:
- a CDS encoding DUF2073 domain-containing protein, with product MLRKEDGVRINLISMQKMNEFTTPEKIKFIIDEVKSGTVLVLERGLSPIEEIQLIEKTMGEIDNETFIGIEIERYAESDIRRNWLSRIFKRTLRTSRMTVIGPAHLLKTIHKDSKVIEAMILTRKAVVGEL from the coding sequence ATGTTGCGCAAAGAAGATGGCGTGAGAATAAATTTGATCTCGATGCAAAAGATGAACGAGTTCACAACTCCTGAGAAGATCAAATTCATAATAGATGAAGTAAAGAGCGGTACAGTGCTTGTACTAGAGCGCGGGCTTTCGCCGATTGAAGAAATCCAGTTAATAGAGAAGACAATGGGCGAAATAGACAATGAGACTTTTATAGGCATAGAGATAGAGCGCTATGCAGAGAGCGATATTAGAAGGAATTGGCTGAGTCGCATTTTCAAGAGGACATTGCGCACTTCAAGAATGACTGTTATAGGGCCTGCCCACTTACTCAAGACAATTCATAAAGATAGCAAAGTTATAGAGGCAATGATACTCACAAGAAAAGCTGTTGTTGGAGAGCTTTGA
- a CDS encoding Era-like GTP-binding protein produces the protein MGFLATIKKLSLSGFLRKFFRRKHLRIGIYGPPNSGKTTLANRILRDWTGEVMGPTSPIPHETRRARMKNNVVIQADGTSLRLDIVDTPGIATKVDFHNFMDVYGLTEDESRRRAKEATEGVIEAIKWLDSIDGVLLVMDTAEDPFTQVNITILGNLVARKLPLLIVANKIDLPNASPSVIRDAFPQHPVVPVSALTGYNVDTLYRNMVRYFR, from the coding sequence ATGGGGTTCCTCGCAACAATAAAAAAACTATCGTTAAGCGGGTTTTTAAGAAAATTTTTCAGAAGGAAGCATTTAAGAATAGGAATTTATGGTCCGCCAAACTCAGGAAAGACAACTCTAGCAAATCGAATTCTTAGAGACTGGACTGGTGAGGTAATGGGTCCAACTTCGCCGATACCGCACGAGACAAGGCGCGCTAGAATGAAGAACAATGTGGTAATACAAGCTGACGGCACTTCTTTAAGACTGGATATTGTTGATACCCCTGGTATAGCTACTAAAGTAGATTTTCATAATTTTATGGACGTTTATGGTCTAACTGAAGATGAGAGCAGGCGCAGAGCCAAAGAAGCTACTGAGGGCGTTATAGAAGCTATAAAATGGCTTGATAGTATTGACGGCGTACTACTTGTTATGGATACTGCAGAAGACCCTTTCACTCAAGTGAACATTACAATACTTGGCAATTTAGTTGCTAGGAAGCTACCCCTACTTATAGTAGCGAATAAAATAGATTTACCTAACGCCTCGCCGAGCGTTATAAGGGATGCGTTTCCACAACACCCTGTTGTGCCTGTTTCTGCACTTACAGGCTATAACGTAGATACGCTTTACAGAAATATGGTGAGGTATTTTAGGTAA